One window of the Hypanus sabinus isolate sHypSab1 chromosome 13, sHypSab1.hap1, whole genome shotgun sequence genome contains the following:
- the LOC132404114 gene encoding protein FAM216A isoform X2 has translation MRQGLVCPPMVKAPETKEWKAKENRGMLQQLSLSPQLKTIHIPRSMETAPFLQHPSLKTGQKRYLFSIANIYSTDHMRRLMEKQYLNMLQCRTKLGYITSHQSQKYSNYIRKQSQKETWRQNSSKLSTAQSSVKESPPLQPRKPVSLPMLGGSSQRHLHGKRIQ, from the exons gactggtgtgtccaccgatGGTAAAAGCACCTGAAACAAAGGAATGGAAAGCTAAGGAGAATCGTGGCATGTTGCAGCAATTGTCGCTCAGTCCACAGCTGAAAACGATACACATTCCCAGATCAATGGAGACAGCCCCTTTTCTGCAG CACCCAAGCTTAAAAACAGGGCAGAAGCGATATCTATTTAGTATTGCTAACATCTACAGCACAGATCATATGCGTAGGCTGATGGAGAAGCAATACTTAAATATGCTGCAGTGCCGCACAAAGCTTG GGTATATAACCTCACATCAATCTCAGAAATACTCTAATTATATCAGAAAGCAATCCCAAAAAGAAACATGGAGGCAAAATAGCAGCAAGTTGTCTACAGCTCAGAGCTCAGTGAAAGAGTCACCACCCTTGCAACCCAGAAAACCAGTTTCTCTCCCTATGTTGGGAGGTAGCAGTCAGAG